A window of Macaca mulatta isolate MMU2019108-1 chromosome 7, T2T-MMU8v2.0, whole genome shotgun sequence genomic DNA:
GCGTGAGGGAAGTGAGGTCGGCCATCTTTGAGAAGGGCGTGACTGGTTGAAAATTGGTTCTGAACCCTTAGCAGTGGGTCCGCCCACTCCAGCCCGGTGTCCAAGCAACAGGTTACATCGCTGCTGCTTCAGCACCTTGTTAACGCCCCTGAGGTTGCCATCTTGTTTAAGGGCACCCTCTAAAACTGGATAAAATAATGATCCATTCTGAGGCCATTTCCCTATATTAGTTAAACCACAGTAATTAGTGGTAAAAAACGCAACAAAATAAAGTGCTATACCTCTTGTTGTCAGTCGCCATACAGCAACCCTTCTTTAACAGTAACCGGTTTTTAATATCCAATATTCCTTCTCTTGACTCCTACCGTCTGGTGGAAATTCGAATAAGTAATGAATTGCCTAAAAGGcagatggaagaagaaaaagcaaagggTCCAGTTAATCCACAAACTAGATTCTCAAGTCAGACCTGAATAAGTGCCAGTAGTAATTTACCATCTCAGAGCCTGGAGGACGGTTGAGACTGCATAAATATGTACCAAGAGATTCTCTAACTTCAACTTGCTAAGATGATGCCCTTTATTCAGGAACGTACTATATTTCAttgcctcttcctccctccacccaccttcatttttcaaatcttttcGGAACTATAACAAACCAGGAAGTGTGCATATGTATGAAATGTTGCCTCCTGCTTTGTGGCTCTATGAAGTCAGTGTCTGGCCTTCCTTGTTGGATTCTAGCAGCAACATCTATCAACATCGAAATTCCACTTTCTTCTGATGCCCAATTCAGCCCCATCTTTCCCCTAGCAgactctgcatttttctttttctttttctttttctttttctttttttttctttttttctttcgagatggaggcttgctctgtcacctaggctggagcacagtggcacgatctctgctcactgcaacctctgcttcccaggttcaagtgattctcctgcctcagcctcccgagtagctgggattacaggtgcccgccaccatgtccagctaattgtgtgtgtgtgtgtgtgtgtgtgtgtgtgtgtgtgtgtgtgtgtgtgcgtgcgcagacgaggtttcaccacgttggccaggctggtctcgaactcctgaccccaggaagtccacccacctcagcctcccaaagtgctggcattacaggcgtgagccactgcgcccagccatatgctgtattttgtttgtttgtttttgagacaaagtctcgctcttgtcccccaggctggagtgcaagggcgtgatctcggctcactgcaacttccacctcccgggttcaagcgattctcttgcttcagcgtcctgagtagctgggattacagatgcctgccacgactcctggctaatttttttttttcttttcttttttctgagacaggttttgctctgtcgcccaggctggagtgcagtggcgccatctcagctcactgcaagctccgcctccccggttcccaccattctcctgcctcagcctcccgagtagctgggactacaggcgcccgccaccaggcccagctaattttctttttctttttttttttgtatttttagtagaaatgagtttcaccttgttagccaggatgctctccatctcctgacctcgtgatccgcccacctcggcctcccaaagtgctgggattacaggcgtgagccaccacccgacctcactcctggctaatttttgtgtttttagtagagatggggtttcaccatgacctcaggtgatccgcttgcctcagcctcccaaagtgctgggattacaggtgtgagccactgcactcggcctatGCTGTATTTTTAATGCTGAAATTGGCAACCATTTCCAAGCCCAATCATCAGAATGCAATTAAGCAGATCTTTGTGTTTCACACTTGGATAGTGTGGAAAATGCAGTGTGTCTGTTTACTGGGCATATATTATTTTGCAGTCACTCCTGCAGTGCAACTAGTCCTTCTGGCTTCTTCCAGTGGTTTTTCACTCTGCCACTGATAGCATGTGTACCTCTCTTAAGGCCCTTTCACATTTTACCTGGTTAGAAATTACATTTATCTCCTACTGAATTGTGAGCTTTTAAATACAAGTATTTACTATTCATTTCTGTACCCGCTGTATGCTTAATACATATTTGCCAAATGAACACAGGAAGGAATGACAGCAATGATCTTCTAGTCACAAATGCTTGAAGCCCTTGCTCATctttgacaatttttttctttccttcacatcCAGTTAGTTGCCTGCTCCTGTTGATTATTTCCACTTCAGTGTTTCTCacattctttttcattataaCTGATACCACCTTTGGCTTCTTATGTCCTCATTCCGGAATTGCTGAAATATTCTcctaactgattttttttttctttctttctttctttctttttttttttttttttgagatggagtctcgctctgtcgcccaggctggagtgcagtggcacaatcttggctcactgcaacctctatctcccggattcaagtgattctcctgccttagcctcccaagtagctggaactacaggagtgtgccaccatggctggataattttttttttttttttgtattttaagtagagatggggttttgccatgttggccaggctggtcttgaactcctgacctcagatgatctgcccacctcagtcttccacagtgctgggattacaggtgtgagccaccatgcctggccttctcctAACTGATTTGTGGATCTAAATTGTCACTCTCTGATTCATTCTGCACAGCATCAGATTTGTTTTCCTAAAAcaccgttttgttttgttttttttttaagtagagttttgctcttgtcaaccaggctggagtgcagtggcgttatcttagctcactgcaacctctgcttcccaggttcaagcgattctcctgcctcagcctcctaagtagctgggattacaggcgcttgccaccatgcccagttatttttttttttttctttttgtatttttagtagatatgggattttgccatgttgggcaggctggccttgaactcctgacctcaggtgatctgcctgccatggcctcccaaagtgctgggattacaggcgtgagccaccgagccaggCCTAAAACACCATCTTGATCTTAACACTCACCTGCTTAAAAATGTtctgtgggccaggcgtggtgggttgtgcctgtaatcccagcactatgggaggccaaggtgggcggatcacgaggtcaggagatcgagatcatcctggctaacattttgtctctactaaaagtattttgtattttgtctctactaaaaatacaaaaaattagtcgggcgcagtggcacacgcttatagtcccagctactctggaggctgaggcaggagaatcgcttgaacccgggaggtggaggttgcagtgagcagagatctcaccactgcactccagcctgggcgacagagcgagactccatctcaaaaaaaaaaaaaaaaaagttctgtgaaTTCAAGCTCCTCAGCATAGCAATCAAGGCCTTCCATAATCCATTCCCAACCTACCTCACATGCGTTCTCTGCTCCAGGGTCCCTATTCCTGGGGACCTCATTAAGGAGAAGTACAAATGATAAGTGCTGTGGTTCAGAGGTGGGTGAGGGAGTCAATATAGATTGGAAAGAGGCTGTGGATCCAGGATGGCTTTGTCAAGGTCTGGATTCACTTTTCTAAATCTGACTTGGTCCGCTCACAGCCTCTCCTTTCTCAGCCCATACCTGGGAAGGAATTTCACAACAGGTGACACTTAAGCCAGATTGTGGAATACGATTCAAATCGGTGAAAGGGAGGTGGGAGATGTGTTAGGAATAGAGAGAAAAGAGCCTGTGATAGATAGATTTAGATTGGACCATAGTGGGTCTTACATGCCAGCTTGGGatagaagagaaaatcaaatcagCAAGATTTGATTTTATCTTATAACTCTCCAAGTTTTCCTAACAAAGAAAACACAGGATTTGAGTAATACTTTAGGAAAACATGTCCATGTAAAGGGTAAGATTACAATGGGAGACTGGTGAATGCTCAATTAGGAGGTCATTCAACTGTTCAGACCTGACTTGATAATGGCTTGACCTAGGGAGGTGGCAATCCATCTACAAAGAGTCTAAGACTTAGCCTTTAGAAAGAAGATATAttctaggctgggctcagtggctcacacctgtaatcccaatactttgggaggccgaggtgggtggatcacctcaggtcaggagttcgagaccagcctggccaagatggcgaaatcctgtctctactaaaagtacaaaaattacctgggtgtggtggtgggtacctgtaatcccacctacttgggaagctgaggcaagagaatcgcttgagcctgggaggcagaggttgggtgagccaagatcacaacattgcactccagtctgggtgacaagagtgaaactccgtctcaaaaagaaagaattaaagaagaTATATTCTTACCTTTCAGCAAGATTTCCTGGTGGTCCTACACCAATGAGAAGAGAAGGAGTGGTTGGACCTTAGCATGCCCTTTGGGTTTCTCCAACTTTCCCATGGCCATGTTTACACCTTTCCTTAGTACTGAGGCCCCAGACAGCTATGATGCCACAGCCCCACCATCATTATGTCTGGAGGGTCCAGACTCTTTCCTTtgtgtgtgggtctgtttcttcAAATAAATCCATTTCCACAGCACCACCTTGAGATGCAACGTTTAGTAAAACATAAGTATGGCATATGTTGCTGCAGTAGTTGCAGCTTGTCACTCTGCCCCAAttaactggcttttttttttttttttttgagacagggtcttactttgttgcccagtctagagtgcatggagtgcagtggcacgatctcagctcactgcagcctcactcagtgagtgctcaagtgatcctcccacctcagccctccacgtagctgggactacagacacacacaaccacacccggctaattttttgtattttttgtagaggtgaggtttcaccatgttgcccaggctgatctcgaactcctgggctcaagtgattcacccgccttggcctcccaacgtgctgagattacaggcgtaagccaacacacctggccttGACTTCAACCTTCTGAAGGGTCAGCTGTCAGGGTCCACCAGCCCCACTCCTGTAAGTCTTAGACCCTGGAATCACAAGCCTCTCTGTTGCCATTGTGAACTATTAGGCAGAAGAGGGAGCAGGAGCTAGAAGGCCACTAGATCCTTTGGACTTCAATACAAGTCAAAGACGTACTGCCAAAGAACTGTCAGGAATGCCATCTCCGTATACAGATAAAAGGACATATTTATCTCCAAAGCAGGGAAGAAAGAGACCTTCAGGTTCTAGTTTCCTTCATTCCTCAGCAATCTGCCTTTGTGGAAAACATTTcagcctctttctcctccccGCTGTTAAAAagttctcttgctcttttttctcttgtctttgcTTTAGtccacttttaattaattaattactttatttatttctttatttttgagatggaatttcgctcttattgcccaggctggagtgcaatggcggctcactgcaacctccacctcccgggttcaagcgattctcctgcctcagcctcccaagtagctgggattacaggcgtctaccaccacacctggctattttttttttgtattttcagtagagatgggggtttcaccatggcggccaggctggtctcgaactcctgaactcaggtgatctgccctcctctgcctcctaaagtgctgggattacaggcatgagccaggcatgcccggcctttttaatttaattttatttattttcctttctttattttttgttgagacagggtgtcactgtgttgcccaggcaggagtgcagtggcacaatcatggctcactgcagccttgacctcttgggctcaggtgatcctctcacctcagcttcctgagtagctgggattacaggtatgtgccaccatgcttggctaattttttttttttttttttttttttagacagagtcttgctctgttacccaggctggagtgcagtagtttgatctcggctcactgcaacctccaccttctgggttcaagtgattcttctgcctcagctcacgagcaactgggactacaagcgcacgaaccacgcccagctaattttttctttttggtttgtttgtatttttagtagagatggggtttcaccatattggccaggctggtctcgaactcctgacgtcgtgatccacccgcctcagcctcccaaagtgctgggaagcgTGAGCCTCCGCtcccatccccggctaatttttatttattttgtagagatgggggtcttgatatgttgtccagggtggtctggaactcaggttcaagtcatccacctgccttggtctcccaaagtgctaaaattaccactgtgatccaccacacccagcctcagtcCATTTTTCTTTCCCCATCTATCCCTTGAGTTCAAAGTGTGAGCTGAGTTCCTTGCTCCCATATCTCTGAAGAGAGTCCCCAGCACCaaggtctcctgcctcagtgggGTTGCAGCACTCTATTCTGACCACATCATTCCACTGAATTGTCTTTACCTCGTCCTAGGCTGGGAGCCCTCTCAGGCCAGGGAGAGGGCCTTATTTGTCTCTATATGCCCAGTGCCCCACATGGGAGAAATGAGGAGCCCAGCCCTGCTGCTTCCATTTGTGCCCACTTTTCTCTGCATTACCCCAGCCCCCCACCTAACTCCAGATAATTGGAGGATGACAGACAGGAGACTCTTTGGGTGACTCTCAGATGCGTCATGGGCAGCAGAAGGTGAAGGTTTGACTGCAAAGGCAGCGTCTTCCTAGTGCTGGAGACTCTACAGGCCTCATCCTGCCTTCTTTCAGCTGTCCTCTGAGATGAAGGCGGCTGCTCCATCAGCCAATCCCAAAGCCTGAATTGGGGATTGAGGAGAAATGAAGCGTCAGCTCACATGCCTTTCTGGCCAGTTCTGGCTGTGGCCCAGCTTCTCTGTAGCGTCCCTCCTACCCCACCAGACCCCAGTCACAAATTCCTGACTTGCTTCTTCCAAACTTCACTCAGTCCCAGGGATGGCTCTGCAGGATGTGTGCAAGTGGCAGTCCCCTGACACCCAGGGACCATCACCTCACCTGCCTCAGGCTGGTGGCTGGGCTGTGCCCCGGGGCTGTGACCCTCAAACCTTCCTACAGATCCATGGCCCCAGACTGGCCCATGGCACTACCACCCTGGCCTTCCGCTTCCGTCATGGAGTCATTGCTGCAGCCGACACGCGTTCCTCTTGTGGCAGCTACGTGGCGTGTCCAGCCTCATGCAAGGTCATCCCTGTGCACCAGCACCTCCTGGGTACCACCTCTGGCACCTCCGCCGACTGTGCTACCTGGTATCGGGTGTTACAGCGGGAGCTGCGGCTTCGGGAACTGAGGGAGGGTCAGCTGCCCAGTGTGGCCAGTGCTGCCAAGCTCTTGTCAGCCATGATGTCTCGATACCGGGGACTGGATCTCTGTGTGGCCACTGCCCTGTGCGGCTGGGACCGCTCTGGCCCTATGCTTTTCTACGTCTATAGCGATGGCACCCGCCTGCAGGGGAATATCTTCTCTGTGGGCTCTGGATCTCCCTATGCCTACGGCGTGCTAGACCGTGGCTATCGCTACGACATGAGCACCCAGGAAGCCTACGCCCTGGCTCGCTGCGCCGTGGCCCATGCCACCCACCGTGATGCCTATTCAGGGGGCTCTGTAGACCTTTTCCACGTACGGGAGAGTGGATGGGAGCATGTGTCACGCAGTGATGCCTGTGTGCTGTACATGGAGTTACAGAAGCTCTTGGAGCCAGAGCCAGAGGAGGATGCCAGCCATGCCCATCCTGAGCCTGCCACTGCCCACAGAGCTGCAGAAGAGAGAGAGCTGTCTGTGGGGCCGGGGGAGATGACACCAGGAGACTACAGGATGCCAGCAGGGACTGAGACAGTGTGAGAAGCAGGACTTGGTTGGGGGTGCTGTAGGCCTGGGGAGCAGGTGGGAGGATGAGCAGCAGGGGAGGGTCCCGCTGGCAGCAGCCTCACGGCATCTGACTCTAGCCTGTATGGGTTACTGGCTTCATTTATTGCAAGTCTCTGTCCTTTCATGACTCCCAGAGCTATTATGGCTCTGCCCAACAAGTTCCTGTTGACTCCCAGTGGATTGGTCCAGCCTTCTTCTTGGCACCAAGTCCATCTTTCAGTCAATACTTGCAGTGCGCCTACTGCATGCCAGACACATGCTAGGTGCTAGACCCTCTTTTCTTGCCATCTTCTCTGCTTTTTTCCATAATCTCATCCCCAGTTTCTCTTAGTTTCAGTCTTCTATATGTCTCAGCTTCAGcgtctttgtctctttctcctgATCACTTTGTCAGCTTGGTAAGATGGGGCACCCGGGAGGGAAGCAGCCCCTCTGAGAATGAGGTGTAGTGATAGACACCCTTTGGATGTTGATGGGTTTGTCTTATCTGCTCTCTTCCTCTGCCTTGACCATAATGACTAGAATGATTATTCCTTTACTGAATGCAGTTCTCATGACAACGCTTTGAGGTAAAATAAGTCtcactttacagaagaggaatCAGGTTCAAAGGGTTATGTGACTTGCCTGGGGTCACACAGTAAATGGCAGAGATGAGACTTAGATCCAGGCCTTCTCCTCCAGGGTCCATGCTCTTTCAGCAcagctctccctccctgcctggccctctgccctgcctttcctctcttccctgcAGGCTTCCGGAGAGGGATGCAGAGGGAGAAAGTAGCTGGGCCAAGCCCCTGCCTGGTGGCCAGGGTTGAATGAACCCTGAGGGCCTGGAGGTTGTGAGCTCACAGCAGCTGCTGCCTGCACAGGCTCCTGTGGCTTTATCTTCCAGGCCTGGAGCCATCCCCCACAGTCCGCCCTTGCTCTCCAGATTTCTGGGCCTGGCGGTGCTGCTGCCAGAtttcccctcctcctttcttccctttgccttcttTCCAGCCCCTCCTTCCTGATGCTCCCTCTGGAGAATGAAGACAAGAGGGAAGTAGTTGTTCCAGTGGGAACTGTCTAGCTAGCACATCCTCTCCTGCCCCTACTGTCCCCATTCCCACTCCCCCAGAAGCCCAGACTTGAAGATCCAGACTAACACCTCCAGGAGGGCCACTGCCCTGCTGTCCCCTGGCCAAATGAGAGAGAAAGCACTGTTAACCTGTGAGATAGAGCCTGAAGGAAGGGGGCCTGAAGGAAGGGTGCTGAAGTTGCTTTCCTCACATCCAATCCTAAAGCTTCCAGTCCCAAGAATAACAgcctcctgccttccctcctggACACCCCTCATCCCCGGCTCTAGCATAGGCCTGAGCCTTAATCTTGCACCCCAGATTAAACATTCCTCCAGCCTGGAGCTGGACAGACAGACCTCCAGACTCTGGTGCAGAGCGGGTGACTGGGGATGGGGGAGGTCCCCTGACTGGGGAAGGGTCAGGGGGCTCCAGAAGGGAAAACCCCAGAAAGGACACAGTAGGGAGAAATTGTGGTGGACCCCACAGAAAGGTGTCCACTATGGGGGGACTGGCCTTCAAGGAATCTGGCCAGTGGCCTCTGCAGTCACCCTTCTTTACCCCTTGCTCACTCCCCAGCCTCAGGGGAGGAGATGTGGGACTCCAGGACTGCTAACTGGGAGGCAGGGATCCCTGGAGGAAGCTGTGAGGAGGGGCAGCTTTTGCGTGGGGTTCAAGTGTTTGACTTGGCATAAGAGGGTGCATATGCAGTTCTGTGTCCAGGTGTAGGTGAGTGATACAGGATGGGTTTGTGCACATGAGTATGGCAGGCGATGCACGTGCAGTTCCTGTGTGCAGAGACAAGAAACAGACTGAAAGAGAAAGAGCAATACCTGAATAAGGAAATCAGCCTCTCAGCAGGAAGACTGCCAGGCCTTGTCACTTCTTTTGGGGAGTGCTCCAAAGTAAAGAGGAGGTGGGggacaggctcacaccaccaatTCTCTACTTCCTCATCCTCCCAGCCCTATCCTGAGCCTCTCAGGAAGTGAGAAAAGACAGGCAGGGAGGGGTGGCCTGGGGCCTGGGATTGCCACCTGAGCGCAGCCAAAGGTGGGCTGTGAACTGCATGCAGCTGTCTCCCCCTGAGACGCTTGGCGCCTCACCCCCATTGCCAAACTGGAGGGGGAGGATGAACTCAGACCAAGAGGGCAGAACCAGACCAAGAGGGCAGAACCAGGGGTGGGCGGAccctcctctcttttccttccatAGTCCCACCCATCTTCACTCCCTTTGACAGGTCCTGTCCTTCCAGAGGATGAGGTAGTTGAGGCCAGAGATGAGCCCATGGGTCTTGCTGACAAGCCGGTTCCCTCTGCCCTAttattttcctctctgttttGAATGAGTTGGTGGGGAGGACCTTAGGAGAGTCTTAGGGAGGGCTGGGCAGACAAAGGCCAACACCCCATTCCAATGCACCCCTCACTGTCTTAAGAGTAGCCCATGAGTCATTTCCCCCATTTCTCTACTAATTCCTGAAGGCTTGATACAGATATGGGGTTGAGACCAAAGGGACAGAGATCTTGCCCTTCCTGCCTCGAACCAGAAGACCTTGTCCCTCTGATTCTCTGCTTGGGGTGCCTACCTCCTCACAGTCTCTGGAGAGCTCGGGGGTATAGCCGGCTCTTACACAAGCCCTTGGACTGTCAGAGGTCCAGGGTTCCATCCTTCAGCAGAGTAAATGACTTGAACTCCAGCACTGGAGGGAGGGGACTTGTTCTCCCACCTCCTGCTTGTCCTTATCAAGCAGGTGGGGAAGGTGTGAGGGAAGGTATGTTCACATTGAAGCAGCTTTCCCCAGCTGCCAGTACCCCACACGAAGGGGGAGTCACAAGGACCTATCCTGCCTCGCCTACTTGTGCGTGCCTCTGGAGCCCTGGAGTTGAGAGGCCTGGGCTCTCATGCTGGCTCCTGAGTGGACTCCTTCTCTGTACATTGAGAGATGCTTGCAGTTCTGGCTCAGCTCCCACCCAGTTGACTGCTTCTGTCTCTCAACAGCCTGCCTCCctggtcctctccctcctcctttgtGTTCTGCAAAGACTAAGACCATGGCCTGCGGGAGAATTAAAGGTGGGAGCAGCGGGCCCAGATTCAATGTGACTGTCTCACCCTGGTCCACCCTTTTCCCACTTGGCACTACGAGCCCCAGGAAAGGCTGGTTTGCCCCCACTGCAGCCTGCCACCCCCATTGTTTTTCTAGTCCAGAAACCCCTTCCCCTTAGTCTTTTATCCCTCCTGCCCTCTTCTCAGCAGCTCTCACACTTCACCCTCTACTTCtcctgcccaccttgccctctgAACAATCCccctatcttttttttgagacggagtctcgctctgtcacccaggctggagtccagtgggacgatcttggctcactgcaacctccacctcccagattcaagtgattctcctgcctcagcctcctgagtagctgggactacagacatgtgcaaccatgccctgctaattttttgtattattagtagagatggggtttctactgttggccaggctggtcttgaactcctgacctcaagtgatccacctgtctcagcctcccaaactgctggatttatagatgtgagccactgagcctggctgaaTCCTTATATCTTAATTTCCTTGGACAGCTTGAGACTAAGAGAACCCAGGAAGTTGGTGGTGAGAGTGAGGCGGAGTCATCATCTCCTTACTCATGGAATTAACCCAAGTCCTCCCCTATCTAGAAGGACATGAAGTGGCTTTTCCCCCcaaggagaaaggagaatgaaCTGGGAGGCAAATAGGCTAGGCCTCTCCTCCCATCCTTTGGGACAATGAAGCTTTGTAAAGAAACCTGAGTGCAAAAACAGAAGCAGGGCTCCAGCTTTACAAAATAAAGTGTTTGTTTATTATGAAATTAGAGATGGAggcccctccccttcctccctctttccccttccccagccgccttcccctttcctttccctactCCCTCAGGAAGCACACAAGACAATGCCCAGGGCTGGGATGCCCAGGGTAAGGTGACAGCTGGGCAGAGCTCCAGGGAGGCGGCCACACGGGAGGCTGGAGCTCTTGCCCTGGGAGGCGGGCTGGTTCCCTCTCTCAGCTGGAGGCCAGTGAAGCCAGGATGAGGCTGAGGCCATGAGTGATGGATGGAACCATGCAGGCAGGTCTGTAATGACAGGGGAGCCAGTTTAGAGGCAGTAGGGAGTGGGAGCCTTCATCCACTGCCTTGCCCCACAGTCTAGAGGCACTGACCTGGGGCACAGCATCCCCTGCAGGAGGGTGGGCAGCAGTGGCTGGAAGTTTCTCTTGATTTTGGGATggacaacagaaaaaaaacaaaaagccagtcACAGGGacccagagagaaggaaaggagatgTGGGCAGAAGGCAGACACAGAGCATGTGTATGGGCAAGGGAGACACAGGGAGACTATGTGTGAACTTCAGAACTGCAGAGACAAAACAGCCACGGAGGAAGGAGAGGAATCACAGTGAGAGAacgcagggccagggccagggccaggaaaCCCAGGCCCGGACAGAGGAGTGTGTCACAGATAGAGACAAAGATTCCtggagagagacacacagaccGACTCAGGAGGAGGGAGGTGAGAGCGAGGGTGCCCCGGGGAAGCAAGGAGGGACACAGGGACAGGGAGGAGGCCTGAGGCCCCTGGGCTGCTGCCGCCCGCCTGGACCCCGTGGGGCTCACTCAGAGGGCCTGTGCCG
This region includes:
- the PSMB11 gene encoding proteasome subunit beta type-11, with product MALQDVCKWQSPDTQGPSPHLPQAGGWAVPRGCDPQTFLQIHGPRLAHGTTTLAFRFRHGVIAAADTRSSCGSYVACPASCKVIPVHQHLLGTTSGTSADCATWYRVLQRELRLRELREGQLPSVASAAKLLSAMMSRYRGLDLCVATALCGWDRSGPMLFYVYSDGTRLQGNIFSVGSGSPYAYGVLDRGYRYDMSTQEAYALARCAVAHATHRDAYSGGSVDLFHVRESGWEHVSRSDACVLYMELQKLLEPEPEEDASHAHPEPATAHRAAEERELSVGPGEMTPGDYRMPAGTETV